TATGGCATACGCCGTAATTACCCAACCTACTTCAGAAAGTGTAGCTCCCAGATTTCCCTTCATTTCATTGAGGGCAACGTTTACAATCGTGGAGTCCACAATTTCCAGTAGTGCACAAAGAATAGCCGTAATCGTAATGATTACTCTTCGGGCACCGTATTCTACTAATGAATCCTGCATAGTTATTTTTACGATGTAAAAAGTGAATTGTCAATAATCAGTCTACTTTGTTGTCAATTTTACTACTTCATTTCACACTGCATCACTGACCTCTCTTATAAAACCTATCCCAACTTCATCTCAATTTCCGGTCTTCATTTCATGTTCATCATTGACCTGCCTTCGCAAAATTGACAATTCACTTATATATTATTTCAACGAAACTTCTGCTTTCACGTTCATTCCTGTTCTCAATCTTTTTGCAATATCCTTATCAAGATTTACAAAGTCTATTTTTACAGGAAGTCTCTGAACCACTTTTACGAAGTTACCACTTGCGTTATCCGGAGGCAAAATTGAGAACGTAGCTCCTGTTGCAGGAGAAAATGAACTTACAACTCCTTCAAATTCTCTATCAGGAAAAGCATCAATCTCGATCTTCACTTTCTGGCCTTCCACCATTTTATCCACCTGGGTTTCCTTGAAGTTGGCCACTACCCATTTCTGGTCATTTTTAACTAAGGCAAATAACTGAGAACCTGCCTGTAAATATTGTCCTGCCTGAATTGGAACTTTTCCAACATATCCGTCTTCCGGAGCAACGATTACTGTATAAGATAAGTTTAGTTTTGCATTTTCTACATCTACTTCTCTTTGTTTTGCAACGGATCCTGCAACACTAATCTGTTGAGAGCTTGCTGCTGTCTGAGAAGACGCAACATTAGTTTGCTGGGCAATCTGATTTTTCTGGTCAATTAAAACCTGTAACTGTCTGTCGGCAGATTGTTTTGCTGCTAAAGCCTGCTCATATTGTTGCTCGGTAATAGAATGATCTTTTACCAATACTGAATATCTTTTTAAATCCTGACCCGTTTTCCAAACATTTACTTTTGCTGCTTCAATTTGCGCATTGGCAGTAGTAACTGCTGCTTCTGAAGTATTGATGTTTTTAGAGGTTGCTGTAGTAGTAGCTTCTGCGTTCGCGATATTGCTTTTTGCCGTTACCAAAGCAGCCTGAGCTTGTTCAAGCGCCATCTTCTGATCTCTGTTATCTAAAATAACCAAGGTATCTCCTTTTTTGACGAATTGGTTATCTTTTACTTTAACTTCCGTTACATATCCTGAAATTTTAGAAATTACAGGTGCTAAGTTTGAAGCGATCTGAGCATCGTCAGTTTCTTCGTGAACCTGCCCGTAAGAATAAGTTTTATATCCGTAGATTCCTCCACCGATTAAAACAACCGCCAAGATTATTGGGAAAACTAAACTTTTTTTCTTTTTAGGTTCAGTCGCTTGTGTAGTATTATTTTCCATTGTTGGTATCGTTCTTAATTATTTAATTGTTAAAGTTCCTGTAGTTTGTAATAGTTTTCTGTATGCCAACGCAGCGTCTGCCTTTGCATTGATTACTCCAACATTGGCCTCAATCTGAGCCGCATCCGCATCCAGTAATTCCGTCATGGTAGCCAGACCGTTGTCATATTTATTTTTTGTGATTCTGTAATTTTCATTAGCCTGTTCCGCAGATTTTTCGAAAACAGCAATTCTCTTTTTAGAATAATCTGTATTCTGATATTCTCTGTTTACATCAAGCTTGATGTTATCATTTAACAACTCGTTGGTTGCTGCCAATTGCATTTCTCTTGCTTTCGATTGCTTATAAGCTGAATTTTCTTTCCAGATATTGGATAAGTTATAAGAAATCCCCACTCCAACGTTTACGGCATTATAGATTGTTAAAAACTTAGGAATATCAGCTGCAACATAGCCTCCTGTAAATGCAAGGGAAGGAAGATTTTCCGCTTTTGCTGCTTTTGTTCCCAAAGCGGCTGCCTGTCTTTGCTTATCAAGAGCCTGAAGATCTTTACGGTTTTCTTTGGCTGCGTTTACATAAAAATCTACAGGCTTTACATCTTCTCCTTCCTCAATATAATTTTGATCTACTTCAATTTCTGTAGTTTCGGGAAGACCCAATAATAAATCCATATTGATATTGGCAATATTGTAGTTATTTTTTGCTTCCAATAATTGCAATTCTATATTTGAAGTCTGAAGATTCGCTTTTAAACGGTCATTCCTTGCAATAACTCCATTATTTTCAAGTTTAAGGAAAGTCTCGTCTCTTTTTTGAGAAGCGGTAAGGTTTTCTTCTAAAACTTTAATGGACTGGTTGGCTTTAAATAAGTTATTGTATGCCTGAGCAACGTTGTAAGCAATTGCCGTTTTGTCATTTTCAGTCGTTAGTCTGGATGCTTCCACCAAATATTTTGCAGATTGGATTCCGTATTTTATTCTTCCACCGCTGTAGATCGGAACACTCAGGTTAGCCGATCCGTAAAGAACTTGATGTACCTCCGGACTGCTACCCCCTTCCGCTGAAACTCCCGGAAGCTTTATATTTACATTCGGTTTATTGGGAAGATACATATAACTTCCAGAAACTTTAAGCTCCGGTAATTGTTTGTTTTTTGCTTCCAAAAGGTCTGCTGTAGCTTCTTCAATCTTTGCAGCATCAATCTTCAGATTTTTACTGTTCTGGATTCCCAATTGCACAGCTTCATCAAGAGTAAGTGTTTTTTTCTCCTGAGCATTTGCGTTTGCAAACCCTACGAATAGAGCTAATGCAAGGACTGAGTTATTTATTTTCTTCATAACCTAAAAGGTCTTTTAGTAAATATTTAATATGTTTATTAAGTTCTGAGTAATATTTTTCATCGAAAACTTCTTCATCCTCAGTATCATTCAGGAATTCTTTATACATTTCTTTGGCATTGGATGCATAAAATAAAGTTCCGCTCACTGTAGCATGTAAAAGATAAATAGGAGGATTCTTTGTAAAAATTCCTTTTTCTAATCCACTTTCCAGGATTTTAGAATACATCGCAATGAATCCCATTTTTGTCTGCTTCAGAAATTCAACAATCTGAGGATTCTTTGTATGAAGCTGTTCCCGCTGCATAATTCTGTAGAAACATTTATGGTTTCTTACCCTGCCGGCAAACTGATCTACTATTTTCTCTATTTTTTCCCATTCGTTGATATCAGTTCTTTCAAGGATATCCTTCGAAAAGAATTGCCCCTCATTCATCCTGTATTCAACTAATTTTTCATAAAGCTTTTCTTTTGAACCAAAATAATAGGAAATCATAGAGATATTCACATTTGCTGCTTTTGCAATCTCACGGGTAGAAGTACCTTCGAACCCAAGCTCTGCAAATAATTTTTCAGCAGCATACAATATATTTTCTTCTTTTGATAACATTTCTATGTTCTATTTTCAGGCTGCAAATATACTACCGATTTTTGATAAATCAAACGATTGATTGATTTTTAATTTAATTTTAATTTTTTGTTAATAAATGAAATATTAAAACCCTAATAATCAAATATTTAAATTTTATTCAAAAATTAATTAAAATGATAGATTTTGTGTTTATTAATAATTTTAAAGACAAAACAGCTTTCTAATTCAGGCTTCAGAAAGAGATTTTTAAGATAAAAAGAAAAAGTTTTCGATACTTATTTATGAATTCTTGTGTATATGTCTTGATAATTTTATTCCTAAATCTGTCCAGACTATTTTAGGATTTCCGTTTCTGGTAAGGTGCAGATCAGCTGTATTGATTTCTTCCAGAATACTTTCAATATTGGCTCCGCTTATATATTTTGAAAATCCTTTCCAGTTAAAGCCATTGGCATCAATCTTCTTATACACCAAAGCCTCGGATTGGTAATTTTGAAGCAAAGCCAATCTGAAAATTTCAGAACAGTAATTTAAAAAGTTTTTCTGCTTCTCCCTGTTCCATCCCGCAATTTCTCTTGCCCAAATAATGATACTTCTCAGAAATTCAGGCTTCTTTTTCACCATAAAAGCGTCACGAACCCATTGTACAAAAAGTTTTTCAAACTCTTCGTTCTTGTTTCCGGATTCTAAAAGTTTAAGAGCATCGTTCAGATCTCCCTGAGCTTCATGAACGATTTCTTTTATTTTTTCATCTGAAATATTAAAATTAGTTTTCAGATACATCTGAATATCTTCATCATTAATTCTTGGAACTTCTACAATCTGGGTTCTAGAAAGAATAGTCGGAAGAATATCGTTGGAAGACTCTGCTGTCAATAAAATAACTGTTTTTGCAGGCGGCTCTTCGAGGAACTTAAGAAATTTATTGGAAGCGGCAACGTTCATCTTATCAGCTCTCCAGACGATCAGAATTTTGGTTCCGCCTTCAAAACTTTTAAGGGAAAACTTCTGGTTTTGGTCATCTATTTCATCTGCTGAAATAAACAGCTGCTTATTTTCAGATTCAAGAAAAGCCGTCCAGTCATCATAGCTTGAATAGGGAGACTTAAGAATCATTTCACGGAATTCTTCAAACTTATTTTTGCTTAAAGAATTTTTATTATCCGTAAAAACGGGAAAACTGAAATGTAAATCCAGATGATTTAAGTGCTCCACCTTTGAAGCAGCGTGTTCATTTTCCCGGCTCAAAACTTCTTTTGCATAGGCTAAAACCATAGGCAATGTGCCATATCCTTCTTTTCCTACGAAAAGCTGGGCATGGCTTACTCTGTTTTCGGTAATACTGTCTCTTAGAAGTTTTTTCAGATTTTCTTGTCCGGCAATGTTCTCCCAATTCATGGCCC
Above is a genomic segment from Chryseobacterium geocarposphaerae containing:
- a CDS encoding HlyD family secretion protein, which produces MENNTTQATEPKKKKSLVFPIILAVVLIGGGIYGYKTYSYGQVHEETDDAQIASNLAPVISKISGYVTEVKVKDNQFVKKGDTLVILDNRDQKMALEQAQAALVTAKSNIANAEATTTATSKNINTSEAAVTTANAQIEAAKVNVWKTGQDLKRYSVLVKDHSITEQQYEQALAAKQSADRQLQVLIDQKNQIAQQTNVASSQTAASSQQISVAGSVAKQREVDVENAKLNLSYTVIVAPEDGYVGKVPIQAGQYLQAGSQLFALVKNDQKWVVANFKETQVDKMVEGQKVKIEIDAFPDREFEGVVSSFSPATGATFSILPPDNASGNFVKVVQRLPVKIDFVNLDKDIAKRLRTGMNVKAEVSLK
- a CDS encoding TolC family protein; this encodes MKKINNSVLALALFVGFANANAQEKKTLTLDEAVQLGIQNSKNLKIDAAKIEEATADLLEAKNKQLPELKVSGSYMYLPNKPNVNIKLPGVSAEGGSSPEVHQVLYGSANLSVPIYSGGRIKYGIQSAKYLVEASRLTTENDKTAIAYNVAQAYNNLFKANQSIKVLEENLTASQKRDETFLKLENNGVIARNDRLKANLQTSNIELQLLEAKNNYNIANINMDLLLGLPETTEIEVDQNYIEEGEDVKPVDFYVNAAKENRKDLQALDKQRQAAALGTKAAKAENLPSLAFTGGYVAADIPKFLTIYNAVNVGVGISYNLSNIWKENSAYKQSKAREMQLAATNELLNDNIKLDVNREYQNTDYSKKRIAVFEKSAEQANENYRITKNKYDNGLATMTELLDADAAQIEANVGVINAKADAALAYRKLLQTTGTLTIK
- a CDS encoding TetR/AcrR family transcriptional regulator — its product is MLSKEENILYAAEKLFAELGFEGTSTREIAKAANVNISMISYYFGSKEKLYEKLVEYRMNEGQFFSKDILERTDINEWEKIEKIVDQFAGRVRNHKCFYRIMQREQLHTKNPQIVEFLKQTKMGFIAMYSKILESGLEKGIFTKNPPIYLLHATVSGTLFYASNAKEMYKEFLNDTEDEEVFDEKYYSELNKHIKYLLKDLLGYEENK
- a CDS encoding DNA polymerase III subunit; this translates as MNWENIAGQENLKKLLRDSITENRVSHAQLFVGKEGYGTLPMVLAYAKEVLSRENEHAASKVEHLNHLDLHFSFPVFTDNKNSLSKNKFEEFREMILKSPYSSYDDWTAFLESENKQLFISADEIDDQNQKFSLKSFEGGTKILIVWRADKMNVAASNKFLKFLEEPPAKTVILLTAESSNDILPTILSRTQIVEVPRINDEDIQMYLKTNFNISDEKIKEIVHEAQGDLNDALKLLESGNKNEEFEKLFVQWVRDAFMVKKKPEFLRSIIIWAREIAGWNREKQKNFLNYCSEIFRLALLQNYQSEALVYKKIDANGFNWKGFSKYISGANIESILEEINTADLHLTRNGNPKIVWTDLGIKLSRHIHKNS